A single Vanacampus margaritifer isolate UIUO_Vmar chromosome 7, RoL_Vmar_1.0, whole genome shotgun sequence DNA region contains:
- the LOC144054952 gene encoding transcription factor IIIA-like: MEVDARSHKRYICSFTPCTAAYNKQWKLDAHLCSHTGVRPHACPQDGCTKSFLSPYHLARHQLIHSGLRPFPCSAEGCAEAFSTNSNLARHISRAHAVKSESKPYSCTADGCDAAFKKHQQLKAHMSERHTHLPAYACTHDGCDMRFHYPSRLKRHLKVHQGYPCNHSGCTFTGSTWTEYMSHRKEQHQTKVVCQDCGKAFKDAWFLEQHRRVHAETRLVYRCPRDQCDRSFTTTFNLQSHLQSFHDELRPFACDHPGCDRTFAMKQSLRRHGVVHDPQRKKMTRPNRSLASRLSGCSDKVAKRTVSKPGRTAEPVELVNLLQDTALLGGPPQELSVALTSPLTL; the protein is encoded by the exons ATGGAGGTAGATGCGCGGTCGCACAAGCGCTACATCTGCTCTTTCACGCCGTGCACGGCGGCTTACAACAAGCAGTGGAAGCTGGACGCCCATCTGTGCTCGCACACGGGCGTCAGGCCGCACGCGTGTCCGCAAGACGGCTGCACAAAGTCCTTCCTCAGCCCGTACCACCTGGCCCGCCACCAGCTCATCCACAGCGGCCTGCGCCCCTTCCCGTGCTCGGCGGAGGGCTGCGCGGAAGCCTTCAGCACCAACTCCAACCTCGCGCGGCACATCAGCCGCGCGCACGCCGTAAAGTCGGAAAGCAAGCCCTACTCTTGCACGGCGGACGGATGCGACGCCGCGTTCAAGAAGCACCAGCAGCTCAAGGCCCACATGAGCGAGCGCCACACGCACTTGCCAGCCTACGCGTGCACGCACGACGGCTGCGACATGCGCTTTCACTACCCGAGCCGCCTCAAGCGACACCTCAAG GTGCACCAAGGCTACCCCTGCAACCACTCGGGCTGCACCTTCACAGGCTCCACCTGGACAGAGTACATGAGTCACCGCAAAGAGCAGCACCAAACCAAAGTGGTATGCCAGGACTGCGGCAAAGCTTTCAAGGACGCCTGGTTCCTGGAGCAGCACCGTCGCGTGCATGCCGAAACGCGGCTGGTGTACCGGTGCCCGCGCGACCAGTGCGACCGCTCCTTCACCACCACCTTCAACCTGCAGAGCCACCTGCAGTCCTTCCACGACGAGCTGCGACCCTTTGCCTGCGACCACCCGGGTTGCGACCGGACCTTTGCCATGAAGCAGAGTCTGCGGCGGCACGGCGTCGTTCATGACCCGCAGCGGAAGAAGATGACGCGGCCCAACAGGTCGCTGGCGTCACGGTTGAGCGGATGCAGCGACAAAGTGGCGAAGAGGACGGTGTCCAAGCCCGGGAGAACCGCCGAGCCGGTGGAGCTGGTCAATCTCTTGCAGGACACGGCCCTGCTGGGTGGACCTCCTCAGGAACTGTCGGTGGCACTGACGTCACCTCTCACATTGTAG
- the yju2b gene encoding putative splicing factor YJU2B, which yields MGERKGTNKYYPPDFDPAKHGSLNGYHKTHALRERARKLSQGILIIRFEMPYNIWCDGCKNHIGMGVRYNAEKKKVGNYFTTPIYRFRMKCHLCINYIEMQTDPAACDYVIVSGASRKEERWDMAENEQILTTEREEKEKLETDAMFKLDHGGKDKEKLNKALPSLLELQDHQAGWKDDFQLNSALRRKFRTEKKVMVEKEEKDDAVRARTNLSIPLLPEREQDKKLAALLSLQTPDSYEDKQRSKRQAISSRSWFSATKGGGATTTTPGSLLQKLGLQGKEAAVAKALGPSRAPLIRRKSEPQESAPSAAAREVVTTEQDTSWSSLVPNYSDSDSDHGH from the exons ATG GGAGAACGAAAAGGAACAAATAAGTACTACCCACCGGATTTCGATCCGGCTAAG CATGGCTCTCTCAATGGCTACCACAAAACACACGCCCTGCGAGAGCGTGCCAGGAAGCTCTCCCAGGGTATCCTCATCATCAG GTTTGAAATGCCGTACAACATTTGGTGTGACGGCTGCAAGAACCACATCGGCATGG GTGTCCGGTACAATGCGGAGAAGAAGAAAGTCGGCAACTACTTCACCACGCCCATCTACAG GTTCCGTATGAAGTGCCACCTGTGCATCAACTACATCGAAATGCAGACGGACCCGGCCGCTTGCGACTACGTCATCGTCAGTGGCGCCAGCAGGAAGGAGGAGCGATGGGACATGGCCGAAAACGAGCAGATACTCACCACCG AGCGCGAAGAGAAGGAGAAGCTGGAGACGGACGCCATGTTCAAGCTGGACCACGGCGGGAAGGACAAGGAGAAGCTGAACAAGGCTCTGCCTTCACTCTTGGAGCTGCAGGACCACCAGGCCGGATGGAAGGACGACTTCCAGCTCAACAGCGCCCTGCGCAGGAAATTCAGG ACGGAGAAGAAGGTGATGGTGGAAAAGGAGGAGAAGGACGACGCAGTGAGGGCGAGGACCAACCTGAGCATACCGCTGCTGCCGGAGCGCGAGCAGGACAAGAAGCTGGCGGCGCTGCTCAGCTTGCAGACGCCAGACT CGTACGAGGACAAACAACGCAGCAAACGTCAGGCGATCTCCTCACGCTCGTGGTTCAGCGCCACTAAAGGCGGCGGCGCCACTACAACCACCCCCGGGAGTCTGCTCCAAAAACTGGGCCTGCAGGGCAAAGAAGCGGCCGTGGCCAAAGCTCTGGGTCCCTCGCGGGCCCCCCTGATCCGCAGGAAGTCGGAACCCCAGGAGTCGGCGCCATCGGCGGCGGCGCGGGAAGTCGTAACGACTGAGCAGGACACAAGCTGGAGCTCCTTGGTACCCAATTACAGCGACTCGGACTCGGACCACGGGCACTGA